The region CCGAGCCCGGCGGGCGCAAGGCCGGCGTCAAGGTGGCGTCGGTGGCCGAACTGGTCCAGAAGCTCAAAGTCGAAGCCGGCGTGCTCTAAGGAGATCCAACGATGACCACCCTGCTGATCGCCGAGCACGACAACGCTCACCTGAAGGATGCCACCCACAAGGCGCTCTCCGCCGCCACGGCGCTCGGTGCGCCGGTGCATGTGCTGGTCGCCGGCGCCAACGCCAAGGCGGCCGCGGAAGCCGCATCGAAGCTCGCGGGCGTGGAGAAGGTGCTCCTCGCCGACAGCGCTCCTTACGAGCACCAGCTCGCCGAGCCGGTTGCGGCGCTGATCGTGTCGCTGGCGGGCTCCTACGACGCCCTGGTGGCGCCGGCGACCACCACCGGCAAGAACGTGATGCCGCGCGTCGCCGCGCTGCTCGACGTGATGCAGGTCTCCGACATCACCAAGGTGGTCTCGCCCGACACCTTCGAGCGGCCGATCTATGCCGGCAACGCCATCCAGACGGTGCAGGCAACCGACGCCAAGAAGGTGATCACCGTGCGCACCGCCGCCTTCCCGGCAGCGGCCGAGGGCGGCTCGGCTGCCATCGAGACGGTGAATGCGGCCGACGATCCGGGCACATCGTCCTTCAAGGGCGAGGAGATCGCGCAATCCGACCGGCCCGAGCTGACCTCGGCCCGGATCATCATTTCGGGCGGACGCTCGCTCGGAAGCTCCGAGAACTTCACCAAGTACATCGAGCCGATCGCCGACAAGCTCGGGGCGGCGATGGGCGCTTCCCGCGCGGCGGTGGATGCCGGCTATGCGCCGAACGACTGGCAGGTCGGCCAGACCGGCAAGGTGGTGGCGCCCGATCTCTACATCGCGGTCGGGATTTCAGGGGCCATTCAGCATCTGGCCGGCATGAAGGATTCCAAGGTGATCGTGGCCATCAACAAGGATGAGGAGGCCCCGATCTTCCAGGTGGCCGATTACGGCCTCGTCGGCGACCTCTTCACAATCCTCCCGGAACTGAAGGAGGAGTTGACCAAAGCCGCAGTCGGGCAGGCGTCTTAAGGCTGGGCGGAGAGCACCGATGTCCGTTCTGCCCGCCCGTGAATCGATGGAGTCCGACGTCGGCGGCGCGCCCCGCAGGCCTAGCGTTAACTCATTCCAGTCAGCAGTCAAAGGCGCCAAGTAAGTCAAACCGAAAGGAACGCAAAGGCATGTTCCAAGTACCACGTAAGCAGTGCTCGCCGACCACGCCGCAAATCAGACCCGAGTAAACTACAAAAAGGACGTTGGACGATGAAGATTGGGGCTCTGAAAGAGATCTTTGCGGGCGAGGCGCGGGTGGCGCTGACGCCGGATTCGGCGCTGGCGCTGCATAAGCTCGGGCATGCCTGCGTGATCGAGGCGGGGGCAGGGAAGAAGGCGGGCTTTCCGGACGCCGCCTATGCTGCGGCCGGCGTCGCGGTCGTTCCCTCCGGTCAGGCGCTGTTCGAGGCGGCCGACGTGGTGGTGAAGGTGCGCCCGCCGATGGAGGAGGAGATCGGTCATCTGCGCCAGGGCCAGACCTTGAT is a window of Microvirga ossetica DNA encoding:
- a CDS encoding electron transfer flavoprotein subunit alpha/FixB family protein, whose product is MTTLLIAEHDNAHLKDATHKALSAATALGAPVHVLVAGANAKAAAEAASKLAGVEKVLLADSAPYEHQLAEPVAALIVSLAGSYDALVAPATTTGKNVMPRVAALLDVMQVSDITKVVSPDTFERPIYAGNAIQTVQATDAKKVITVRTAAFPAAAEGGSAAIETVNAADDPGTSSFKGEEIAQSDRPELTSARIIISGGRSLGSSENFTKYIEPIADKLGAAMGASRAAVDAGYAPNDWQVGQTGKVVAPDLYIAVGISGAIQHLAGMKDSKVIVAINKDEEAPIFQVADYGLVGDLFTILPELKEELTKAAVGQAS